Part of the Candidatus Zixiibacteriota bacterium genome is shown below.
GTGCCTCCGTTATGAAAAAAATGGAGAAAAATATGAACAACACAACAAGACGCCTGGCAGGCATCGCGGGCGCGCTCCTCACCTGCCTCCTTGCCGTCGGTACGGCAAGTGCGAACAAGAGGTGAACAATGAAAAAAAGGCATTATATTAACCGAATTTTCTATTTTGCATTTATAATATCCTTATTGGTAAATGTATCTTTTGCCTTGGCCGAAACGTCTGGCGAAGAAAAGTTTGGTGAATACGATAAGAGTATTCTCTTCACAGAAGATGGATACTATCGATTTCCTCCCGCACTTCCTGATGAAAAGCAAGAATCATTGGGAAAGTGGGAGCTTCCAAGAACAGAATTGGAATTATCTGAAGAAAAACCGCTATCTACCAAGGTATCGTCAGGGGATATTGTGCTTTTGAATGGGTGGAATTATATCTCGTTTCCGAAGTCATTGCTACCATACAACGGATGGAATCAGGCAGCGTATGTTTTTGCCGACGTTGATACTGGAGGACGCAGTATCTTTACTTATGATGCCAGCACTGGAATGTGGGACAGTGTATCATACGCCACAGTAATAGAACCACTGGTTGGTTACGCAGTGTATTCGGTAGGGACTTCTACGGCTAATACGAACTACTATCCACCAGGACAACAACAAAATCCATCCATCACCCTCTATCCCGGCTGGAATCTCGTTGGTTATTTCGATCCCATGGGGAATGACAATGATGATTTTCTTCACGCTGCAATGGCTCGCGAAGAACTGGAAAGTCTGGGATCGGACTGGTGTTATTATATTGGATGGAATGCCGCTTCCCAACAATATGAGACATCAATTATCAATGGTGCAGATGATGTCCACTCGGATTTCAGATTGGCTTATCCGAAAAAGGGTTATTGGCTTTATATGATTGCAAATCGGAATCTCGCGTTCGCAACGGATCACGACTATACATGTTCGGCAGAATGGGTAGGTGATTATCCTGGTGTGGCCAACGATTTACAATCCAGCGATGATGAAGCAAGTGGTTTCTATTATTTATTAAGTGGTGATAACAAATGGTCGGGGAGCTTTATTCATGGAGATAGCGCTGCAAATGAAGATCATTGGAAAGATAGTGAATATGGGGGCCATGATGACGACTTCATCGATGATACCCATTTTGCATTTTTCGCTGGTCATGGAGCCCCTGGCTTAATAGCATTTTCTGACGGTATCTCTTCTTCATACCTAACCTATGACGAGGCATTATGGGGAAATACCCGGGTTGATTGGATCGCTCTCGCAGCATGCATGGTATTGAATGAGTCGAATAACAACTATGCATTATGGGAAGATTCATTCAAAGGATTGCACTCGGTTGTTGGATGGGAAACTATAGGTACAGGCCATCCGGACCTGGGAACAATATTTGCAAACAGATTGCGTCAAGGTAATACGATTTGGGATTCCTGGAAATATGCTACGGACTCTATCATACCATGGGATGGTTATAGGGTTGGAATACTCGCCGTAGACATTGATGGGAATACGAATACAAAAGAATGTATTGACGATCATATCTACGGGCACGGAACCTGGTTCAGTCCATCCGGGTATGATGTTCAATTTGATCATGAGTTCCATAGTTGCATTCCGTAGTATAGGAGGTGAAAAAAGATGGATACAAAACTCGTAAAAATTACCGGTATCGCCCTTGTTATCGCTTTAATCGCAGTTATCGTGGGATTTTATACATTCAATGGATTGGAGGCAGATGAACGAGACATTCCGCCTGGTGTGAAAAACGTGACACGGATGCAGGTAACTGGCATACTAGAGAGTAACTGTCAACCCTCGGAAATCACTTGTGAAGCTGCATACCCGACAGGTCCTGAAAAAATTATGGTGTATTCCGTTGATCGCAACATCTCTGAAGGAGAATTGATACAGATCGCCAACAATCTCGGCATCCGGGGTGATGTGTCAAAAAGTCCTCCGGGTTTTATTGATATCAAAGAAGGTTACAATTCAATCACATCATACAAAGGAAGGACAATGTATCTCGATGAAACAACTTTGCCCGGTTATTCTCCGGAGTATATCGACTCGCACCTCCCAAGCGACGAGGAAGCGAGAAAGATTGCGGACGAATTCCTCGACTCGCACAATCTCCGGCCTGATGGCGCCGTTTTTTACGATACGACCCATGATATCGGGCATTTCATCGATCCCCAAAAAGATGTGAAGATAAAAAATTCCGAGTCGATCAATGTCTGGTACAGGCACTGGATAAATGGCTCCCTGATCCTGACAGATAGACTTGCGGTAGAGATAGATGTTCATGGTCAGGTCAGACGGATGTTTATGGAATGGCCACACTACGAACCATACAGGGAATTCCCCATCATCGGGCCTGAAGAAGCCTATGGGTATCTTGAAGACTCACCAATCGTCATACCGGACGGGATGAAGAACCCGGAGAAAGCAACTGTGACGAAGATATCACTTGTCTACATCGACCATACCATGACCGAAGATCTCGACTATCTCATCCCGGTCTACTATTTCCAGGGGGTAGTGCAAGGAGACGGGAAGGAAGCCGCGTTTTACCAGTGTATCCCGGCGACACCGGAATTTGCAGCGGAGATCACGTGATATTTTCAGGAGAAATGGAAGATAAATCACCTTTTTTTTGGATAATCCTCTCCGTAGTTGTGATTGTGGTGGTCGCAGGGGTGGCGTTCTATGTTGGAATAGGGGCAAACGGACGAGACATTCCGCCTGGTGTGGAGAATGTAACGCGAATGCAATCAACGGGTATTCTGGAGAGCGATCATAAGCCATCGGAAATCACCAGCGAAATTGCATTTCCGACAGTCCCAGAAAAAATGGCGGTGTATACCGTAGATCGCACCATCTCTGAAAAGGAGTTGCTCCGGATCGCCGACAATCTGGGTGTCTCGCATGTGGTGTCGAAAAATCCTTCGGGTCTTATCTTTGTCGGAGAGGGTGATTATAAAATCAGTTCATATAAAGGAGCAATAGATTACAGCAATCGCACATCTCAGCCGGGTTATTCTCCGGAGTATATCGACTCGCATCTCCCAAGCGACAAGGAAGCGAGAAAGATTGCGGACGAATTCCTCGACCAGTACACTCTTCGGCCTGATAGCGCCGTGTTTTACGATACGACACATAATGTCGGGCATTTCATATCTCCAGAAAAAGGTGTGAAAATAAAAAATTCCGAGTCGATCAATGTCTGGTACAAACACTGGATCAATGATTATATGATCCTAACAGATAAACTACGGGTTGAAGTAGATGTTCATGGTCAGGTCAGACGGATGTTTATGGAATGGCCACACTACGAACCATACAGGGAATTCCCCATCATCGGGCCTGAAGAAGCCTATGGGTATCTTGAAGACTCACCAATCGTCATACCGGACGGGATGAAGAACCCGGAGAAAGCAACTGTGACGAAGATATCACTTGTCTACATCGACCATACCATGACCGAAGATCTCGACTATCTCATCCCGGTCTACTATTTCCAGGGGGTAGTGCAAGGAGACGGGAAGGAAGCCGCGTTTTACCAGTGTATCCCGGCGACACCGGAATTCACGGCTGAAATAACGTGAGAAACAAACATCCAATTTTTTTCTCTCCACTCCCATCGAACCATGTGGTTACATTGTTCAACTTTTCGCACAGAAAAGGTATTAACGATGAGTGACAATCGGGTTGTATCGCAGGGGGTTCTACACATGCAAATGCCAATGAACCCCGCTGCGGCCCGAAGGCATAATTGCATTGACTTTTTTGGTAAAAAGCCTTTGCGTCGTGCCTCCTGGAATCCAGAAATATTGGAGGAAAGACAATGAAAAGAAAAAAAATACAGATGGCATCTGTACTGCTTGCATTTATATTGATTGGCGCAATATTTGTGTCTGCAGTTGGTGCTGAAAATCAAATTGTACTGAATGAAAAATACAAACCTGATTTCCCTCGATATATTGAGAGATTTGACCTCAATCAATCAGAGGACATATCCCCTGAAAGAGATTTTGTGGTTCATATGGAAGCCGATATTACGGCAAATGGGAGATATATCATCTGGGAATCGGAAACTGTGACCATCCCCCTAACAACATTGCCTTATATGTATGCTGGCGCGGGGCTCTACCGGAGTTCCGATGGAGAGACAAATTGGCAATTAAAAGGTACAGCAGTTCATTCTGGAACTTGGAAATCCTCTGTGCATGCTATTGGTATGACGACAGTCCCTGAAGGAGGATATTACAGGACCCTTGGAATTCATTCGTTCAATGGACCAGATGGCACACCTTATGGCCCCTACCAGACACAATCTGACATAGTATACGTAAGTTGACATTTGAGGGGATAAATGAAGTTCAAGATTAAATAATAACAATGGAGGTTAATATATGAAAATAAACGGTAAAATACAAGAAAAAAGAACATTAGGACTCACAATAATAGCCATATTTTTATTTAGCGCCATGCTTATGCCTGTTGTGAATGCGGAGGATGAGCCTGATTTTCCTGAATATATGGAAACTTGGCCTTCAATCAACAATTCACTCGATATAGTAATTGTAACAGATGGACAACCACAATCTGGACCGGACAACCTTGTTGGAGTCACTGAAGATGAGTGTGAAATGACACAAACTATTCTTATTTCTCAATACGATATTGAGGAGATTTTCTCGATGTGCAGATTTTCCAATGTCGCATCAATGAGCGAATATAAACCAACAATGTTTGGTATACGAAGTGTAGAACCTGAATACTTAATATCTGAATCTATCGCCCAGGCGAGGTCGGAAATCATCTCCCAGGCGATAGCGGGAAGATAGTTCTCCTTTTTTTCCAGTCACCTCCAGTAGCAACTGGACTCCCATCGAACCGTGCGGTTCCATTGGTCAACTTTTCGCACAGAAAAGGTATTCGCGATGAGTGACAATCGGGAGGCATCGCAGGGGGTTCTACACATGCAAATGCCAATGAACCCCATTGCGGCCCGAAGGCATACTTGCATTGACTTTTTTGGCAAAAAGCCTTTGCGTTGTGCCTCCGGATAAGTGGAGGTAGAAATGAAAAGAAAAACTATCGGGATAGCAATGGTAATCGCCATAGGTCTAGCTATTGCGATTGCGCCATCGGCCACTGGCCAGACGATCGATACGACAGATGTGAAAACCAATGAAATCTTCGAATTGCGTGATTTCTCGAATCCTATTTCGGTCACCGAACTGAATGGATGGCGGGAACAGGTAATTGCCGATTTTAAAAAATCTAATGCAACAAGCGATAAACCAACAGCCGGAATTGGTGGCGGCGATCTCAAGTTCCCAAAAACTGCAAAAATCGTTGCATACTATTATAAGATCGATGAGAATGGGATTCCCCATGAATTCATCGGGCTGGCAGAAAACCCGGAATCCGTTACTACTACTCAGTTGAAGGCAAAGGAGTGGATCGCGAATGAAACATCAAGCGGGCGCGATTCGGCCTTGCTAAGTACCGA
Proteins encoded:
- a CDS encoding DUF6345 domain-containing protein, with the translated sequence MKKRHYINRIFYFAFIISLLVNVSFALAETSGEEKFGEYDKSILFTEDGYYRFPPALPDEKQESLGKWELPRTELELSEEKPLSTKVSSGDIVLLNGWNYISFPKSLLPYNGWNQAAYVFADVDTGGRSIFTYDASTGMWDSVSYATVIEPLVGYAVYSVGTSTANTNYYPPGQQQNPSITLYPGWNLVGYFDPMGNDNDDFLHAAMAREELESLGSDWCYYIGWNAASQQYETSIINGADDVHSDFRLAYPKKGYWLYMIANRNLAFATDHDYTCSAEWVGDYPGVANDLQSSDDEASGFYYLLSGDNKWSGSFIHGDSAANEDHWKDSEYGGHDDDFIDDTHFAFFAGHGAPGLIAFSDGISSSYLTYDEALWGNTRVDWIALAACMVLNESNNNYALWEDSFKGLHSVVGWETIGTGHPDLGTIFANRLRQGNTIWDSWKYATDSIIPWDGYRVGILAVDIDGNTNTKECIDDHIYGHGTWFSPSGYDVQFDHEFHSCIP